A window from Bombus fervidus isolate BK054 chromosome 12, iyBomFerv1, whole genome shotgun sequence encodes these proteins:
- the LOC139992965 gene encoding prostatic acid phosphatase, translating into MFVSIILTLSVIDLSHAQKTDFGTIVFANVLYRHGDRTPIRPYPNDPYNNESLWQVPYGQLTNIGKYQHLLLGRWIRKRYSHLLSDLYSPHDIYIQSTDVDRTLMSAESHLAGLYPPVGKQVWSNIKWMPIPVHTIPEDKDNVLAARKYCPRYDYELEKVLNSPAIQKINKENKKLYVYLTRKTGNKISSLLSVKQLYDTLFIESLYNKTLPEWTKSIYPDKLMPIVVKSFTINAYNKILQRLKSGILLGEMIDHMEKKSKNALVPDRKVWMYSAHDETIANMLMTLNVFEPHCPPYTATILIELRVNLKDQYFVTISYKNTSEEPQLLTLPGCITMCPLNQFIALTKDVVPTDWEKECAIQWEQLRYNMNTTAIIAILTSSIFMLVVLIISIIVFIYWHYKREHNQYYLRLTTEPI; encoded by the exons ATGTTTGTTTCAATAATTCTGACTCTTTCTGTTATCGATTTGTCACATGCTCAAAAGACAGATTTTGGAACTATCGTTTTCGCAAATGTT TTATACAGACATGGAGATAGAACACCCATAAGACCATATCCAAATGATCCTTATAACAATGAAAGTTTGTGGCAAGTCCCATATGGCCAATTAACAAAT ATTGGAAAATATCAGCATTTACTACTTGGTCGTTGGATCCGCAAACGCTATTCACATCTACTAAGTGACCTATATTCTCCacatgatatttatattcaaagtacAGATGTAGATCGTACCTTAATGTCAGCTGAATCACATCTTGCTGGACTTTATCCTCCAGTTGGTAAACAAGTATGGAGTAATATCAAATGGATGCCTATTCCAGTGCATACTATTCCTGAAGACAAAGATAATGTTTTGGCTGCAAGAAAATATTGTCCTAGATATGATTATGAGCTGGAAAAAGTTCTTAATTCTCCAGCAAtccaaaaaattaataaagaaaataagaaattgtaTGTATACCTTACAAGAAAAacaggaaataaaatttcatctctTTTATCTGTTAAACAACTTTatgatacattatttattGAG AgtctttataataaaacattgcCAGAATGGACAAAGTCAATATATCCAGATAAACTTATGCCAATTGTTGTAAAAAGTTTTACAATTAACGcctataataaaatacttcaGAGACTAAAATCGG gAATATTACTTGGAGAAATGATAGACCACatggaaaaaaaatcgaaaaatgcCTTAGTACCTGATAGAAAAGTATGGATGTATAGTGCTCATGATGAAACTATAGCCAATATGCTAATGACTCTGAATGTTTTTGAACCACATTGCCCACCATATACTGCTactattttaatagaattaagagtaaatttaaaagatcAGTATTTTGTAACG atatcatataaaaatactagTGAAGAACCACAACTTTTAACACTTCCCGGTTGTATTACAATGTGTCCCTTAAATCAATTTATTGCACTAACAAAAGATGTTGTACCCACAGATTGGGAAAAAGAATGTGCAATACAGTGGGAACAACTCAGATATAATATGAATACGACAGCAATTATTG CAATACTGACATCttctatatttatgttagttgtattaattatatctataATTGTCTTTATTTATTGGCATTATAAACGGGAACATAATCAATATTATCTTCGATTGACAACGGAACCtatataa
- the LOC139992966 gene encoding acyl-CoA-binding domain-containing protein 4, translating to MTTEEQFQAAVNVIRNLPKNGAYQPSNEVMLRFYAYYKQATEGSCQQPKPAFWEVVKKAKWEAWTRLGNMSRTEAMNNYVEELKKIVETMSYTDKVANFLDSLDSFCESVPPEDLELLLGPVLERMRSQPGMPLSGSPLASRETSPHRGCNMTRHIASSLETSPATSHSASPLDTDGEDEFIDTVESAPERIPKDITKTTNVTQKMVNGLNVSTDKVNELVAQRENSSELINGYTNTNGYTEPLTENKQEKSKQRVKKDEKSNDEFFNQIAITMQNLQRDLDRITARVRSLEGQTLQALAPSIKQPAATSYPKWWPLPECSPRLFTILIVWPFIAQFLISLTQRYRQRRL from the exons ATGACGACGGAAGAACAGTTTCAGGCGGCTGTTAATGTGATCAGGAATTTACCAAAGAATG GTGCATATCAACCTAGCAATGAAGTTATGCTACGTTTTTATGCATATTACAAACAAGCAACAGAGGGATCATGTCAACAACCAAAGCCAGCATTCTGGGAAGTGGTTAAAAAAGCAAAATGGGAAGCTTGGACACGCTTGGGCAATATGAGTAGAACAGAAGCTATGAATAACTATgtagaagaattaaaaaag attGTAGAAACAATGTCTTATACAGACAAAGTGGCTAATTTTCTAGACAGTTTAGATTCATTTTGTGAAAGTGTCCCACCTGAAGATTTAGAATTACTTCTTGGTCCTGTGTTAGAACGTATGCGCTCACAACCTGGAATGCCATTATCTGGTTCTCCCCTAG CATCAAGAGAAACATCACCACATAGAGGTTGTAACATGACTCGGCATATTGCAAGTAGTTTAGAAACCAGCCCAGCTACTAGCCATAGTGCAAGTCCACTAGATACCGACGGTGAAGACGAATTTATAGATACTGTTGAA TCAGCTCCGGAACGAATACCAAAAGATATAACAAAAACCACTAATGTTACTCAAAAAATGGttaatggtttaaatgttTCTACTGATAAAGTTAATGAGTTAGTTGCTCAAAGAGAGAACTCTtcagaattaattaatggaTACACTAATACAAATGGCTATACAGAACCACTAACAGAAAATAAGCaagaaaaaagtaaacaacgtgttaaaaaagatgaaaaatctAACGACGAATTTTTCAATCAAATAGCTATAACTATGCAAAACTTACAAAGAGATTTAGACAGAATAACGGCCAGAGTGCGCAGTTTAGAAGGTCAAACATTACAGGCATTGGCGCCTTCAATA AAGCAGCCTGCAGCAACTTCATATCCAAAATGGTGGCCTTTACCAGAGTGTTCACCAAGATTATTCACTATCTTAATCGTATGGCCGTTCATAGCGCAATTTTTGATTTCTTTAACACAACGTTATCGTCAGCGAAGGCTGTGA
- the LOC139992967 gene encoding uncharacterized protein isoform X2: MIKEIHKKLYSYALDNTDFVIKLLLVCDNSNIKNICDSKGGTLKRYLVNQLQEDYERRKDLKQENAAQFYNRVILFSKCLSYIRRSTNGVYRLFHYAVIDYLGMLLETASPDDVQFFTEQLIVHGEVLNTICRNKLKDLMIIARQVLLKEDLPLTSQQFLLYAVDLENRNFRQLPTNLRKFYMSQLGENFINKDKYIVDFLKI, encoded by the exons atgatcaa GGAGATACACAAAAAACTTTACTCATATGCATTAGACAATACTGACTTTGTGATAAAATTGCTACTTGTATGCGATAattctaatattaaaaatatatgtgatTCCAAAGGTGGAACGTTAAAGCGGTATTTAGTGAACCAACTTCAGGAAGATTATGAAA gGAGAAAAGATTTGAAGCAAGAAAATGCAGCTCAATTTTATAACCGTGTtatcttattttctaaatgCTTAAGTTATATTCGACGTTCAACAAATGGCGTGTATCGTTTATTTCATTATGCAGTTATAGATTATTTGGGAATGCTGCTAGAAACAGCTTCACCGGATGATGTCCAATTTTTTACAGAACAA CTTATTGTACATGGAGAAGTCCTCAATACCATTTGTCGCAACAAACTGAAAGATTTAATGATCATTGCAAGACAAGTCTTACTCAAAGAAGATCTACCTCTCACGTctcaacaatttttattgtatgcAGTAGATTTAGAGAATAGGAATTTTCGTCAATTGCCTACAAATTTGCGGAAATTTTATATGTCGCAATTGggtgaaaattttataaacaaggataaatatattgttgatttcctaaaaatatga
- the LOC139992967 gene encoding uncharacterized protein isoform X1 yields the protein MVSISHGRVRDRGWAVNNKNSLPKPGGSLYADDTIYTNLLNLINLVDNENLTQIIENIAKLINGNKENLKEIHKKLYSYALDNTDFVIKLLLVCDNSNIKNICDSKGGTLKRYLVNQLQEDYERRKDLKQENAAQFYNRVILFSKCLSYIRRSTNGVYRLFHYAVIDYLGMLLETASPDDVQFFTEQLIVHGEVLNTICRNKLKDLMIIARQVLLKEDLPLTSQQFLLYAVDLENRNFRQLPTNLRKFYMSQLGENFINKDKYIVDFLKI from the exons ATGGTTTCAATCAGTCACGGCCGCGTCCGCGACCGTGGATGGGCTGTAAATAATAAGAACTCATTACCAAAACCAGGAGGATCGTTATATGCTGATGATACGATTTATACGAATCTTCTTAATCTTATAAACCTTGTGGATAATGAAAACTTAAcacaaataattgaaaatattgcgAAACTGATTAATGGGAATAAGGAAAACCTAAA GGAGATACACAAAAAACTTTACTCATATGCATTAGACAATACTGACTTTGTGATAAAATTGCTACTTGTATGCGATAattctaatattaaaaatatatgtgatTCCAAAGGTGGAACGTTAAAGCGGTATTTAGTGAACCAACTTCAGGAAGATTATGAAA gGAGAAAAGATTTGAAGCAAGAAAATGCAGCTCAATTTTATAACCGTGTtatcttattttctaaatgCTTAAGTTATATTCGACGTTCAACAAATGGCGTGTATCGTTTATTTCATTATGCAGTTATAGATTATTTGGGAATGCTGCTAGAAACAGCTTCACCGGATGATGTCCAATTTTTTACAGAACAA CTTATTGTACATGGAGAAGTCCTCAATACCATTTGTCGCAACAAACTGAAAGATTTAATGATCATTGCAAGACAAGTCTTACTCAAAGAAGATCTACCTCTCACGTctcaacaatttttattgtatgcAGTAGATTTAGAGAATAGGAATTTTCGTCAATTGCCTACAAATTTGCGGAAATTTTATATGTCGCAATTGggtgaaaattttataaacaaggataaatatattgttgatttcctaaaaatatga